CATTAAAGACGGTTAGTTGGCTAGTCCACTTGATTATTGAAAATTCTAAATGAAGAACTAGAACAGACTGTAATCTTTAAGAAATCACACACCTTCACTCTGATAGAAAATAAAGTGAAGGAGATCAACGCTGACGACAGGCAATATAAGCAAGACGTTCCAACAAATTTGGTGCTcagaatgaaaagaaaatatgcacTCGCAGTTGCTAATGACGTAGCAATCAGAAGCAAAACTAAACGAATATCCAAGTCATCAAGTCCTGGAAGTAACTCCTTTCCGTTCTCCTGCAGAGAAAGTGCAGCAACAAGACCATATGCCACCAGACCAACTAACGGAAGAGGAATCCCTGCCCAATTAAAGAGATGCCAGTTAATTGTTACCTATGTGCCATAGCATTGCACTGTATCATGTCAAAGTAGCCCGTATGACTGTGACACAACAACACATAGTTTAGCCAAATCAccacaaaaaataatacaaactGAGGATCATATCCATAGGTGTATAATTCTGAATCTCCCATCATCGGCAACAATTTGGAATGAAACATGGAAGCAGTACAATCCTACATGCAGATAATGCAAGCACAATGGAAACAACTATGATGCTAAGATGTATGGAGCACCTTAACAATCGCTTAAGGAAGCTCAAAGCTAAGGtctcaaaagaaaatcctACAAACTGATGAGCGATAGTGAAAGCACAATGGAAGCGGGTACAATTTTCAGAACTAGACGTCAACCCCATCACTCCATGTCACCATGACACCATGTGTAGTAGTAACAATAACAATAAGCCGAGAAAGTTACCGAAGATGACCGAATAGTCGCTGTCGAGCACGTCGCCGCAGCCTCCCCCGCCGACGGGGCAGAAGGCCTCGGAGCCCGTGAGCTTGAGGTAACTGAGGTAGCTTGTCTCCAGGAACCCCAGCCCCGCGACTCCCGCGGACCAGGTGCTCGTGTAAACGCCCCACAGAGACGAAGGCGACGCAGGGTGTTCCCCTGGAGGAGGGATCGGAGGCGTGGGGGCGGGGGTCTCCTGCTCCGGGGAAGGAGGCTCTGCGCAGCACCTGAACCGCGAGGCTCTCTGCAGGAGCCACGAAATCAGAGGATGCGGGCATGCGGCGACGGCGCTTGGAAGCACAGGAGCGGTTGATGTGTTTACCTTGACGCGCGGGGAGAAGTACGTGGAGACGGCGAAGCGTGTCGGAGACGGGAGGAAGGGGATGGAGAGAGCCGCGGAGATGGTCGCCATGGACGGAGACGGAAGGTGAGTGGTGAGAGCTCGCCTGACCTCAGAGCCCTCAGCCCTCACACGTAACTGTTAGTGGGCCCATAAGAACAAATAGGACACGGTTCGCAACTTAGCTTAATGGGCCTTGGCCCATTAAATAATACGTTTCCTTTTTATTCCTGAGACCAACAGCATTCGTAGCATCGCGGATTGTAAAAGAAGTGAGAAGATCTTGTTTCAAAACGCTACTCAACTGGAGTATCACCGATAACTCAATATGCACTGTCGAGAgatcaaaattacaaaaagTTACAGAAGTTCTCTGATTTTTTCAATCATACCCTTTGCCACTATGTCTCTATGCCCTGCCTGTCTTAAAAGTTTGGAGTAAAACCAATTTAATCCATGTACACAGTACACTGATCAAAATACATCTTCCACAAAAGTAAACACAGGGAATTGACCGCACTTGAACTTCAGGAATCCGTAGCATTTACCGATGTACTAGCATTTACCCATATATAAAGACAGGAAGAACAACTTATCCTTCGAACAAAGatagcaaacaaaaaagatacGGAGTAGCTAACAAAAGAATTAATTAATCACGGGTTTCGTTTTACCTAATCTCAACTCACTTTCTTACTGATCCGTTGTAAATGCGACCACATATGCTAAGTGCGGACAGTGCACTCCTAATCTTGGTCACTGACACGGGTAATAAACAGACAAAGTGAAAAGATAACCTTACATCTTTCTTGTGTAAAGCCTAGGCTCAATCTTCTATGCAAGCAGGAGGAGGGCATCCTCCCCAGGTAGTTTCAGCCAAGACAGAATTATGCCATCGCGTTTGTATTGGCCATCCTGAACTTCGCACCAGCGATATGTGAGAACTTAGTTGTTTTTAGTGGCATTGATGGGACAGTAGCTGTTTCATTATGATTCGCCACTATCGGACAGTGGATGCTTGCCTCCACCAGCAAGATCCACCACTGGCTTTCTTGCAAAGGCATCATCATCAGTGGATGCACACAGTGATTCATCACTCATAGTGTCCATGATCACTTTTCCGAGAACAAATCTGACCTCACCAGTATGCCCATCATCCAGCAACTTATAGTTGATTCCATGCATCCCTCTTCTCCCATCATACAAACTCAAATCAGAATCAAGGCCCTTGAATATTCCCAAAATTCTGCTCCTCTCCTTGTTCGATACAAAAACCTGGAACAAACCCACTACAAATCTTAGTACTCTGTGATGGATCGAGTAAATTTTCACGTAAGAACAGAAAATGGGCCAGTTAACAATTCAAGATAAGGACCATTCCTGCTAGTACGTTGGTACATCTTTTCTTGACAAACATTGGCACCAAT
This is a stretch of genomic DNA from Brachypodium distachyon strain Bd21 chromosome 1, Brachypodium_distachyon_v3.0, whole genome shotgun sequence. It encodes these proteins:
- the LOC100825344 gene encoding thiol-disulfide oxidoreductase LTO1 isoform X1, whose translation is MATISAALSIPFLPSPTRFAVSTYFSPRVKVNTSTAPVLPSAVAACPHPLISWLLQRASRFRCCAEPPSPEQETPAPTPPIPPPGEHPASPSSLWGVYTSTWSAGVAGLGFLETSYLSYLKLTGSEAFCPVGGGGCGDVLDSDYSVIFGIPLPLVGLVAYGLVAALSLQENGKELLPGLDDLDIRLVLLLIATSLATASAYFLFILSTKFVGTSCLYCLSSALISFTLFSIRVKDFGLARIQKFVGLQLAVAVIVALALTNSYSSATTQLKGTGDFVLEPYETEITTESTPFAISLARHLHSIGAKMYGAFWCSHCNEQKQMFGREAMEILDYVECFPNGAGKGKKMAAECAVTGLEGFPTWFINGKVLSGDQELSVLAEASGFVSKAPEQS
- the LOC100825344 gene encoding thiol-disulfide oxidoreductase LTO1 isoform X2; translated protein: MATISAALSIPFLPSPTRFAVSTYFSPRVKRASRFRCCAEPPSPEQETPAPTPPIPPPGEHPASPSSLWGVYTSTWSAGVAGLGFLETSYLSYLKLTGSEAFCPVGGGGCGDVLDSDYSVIFGIPLPLVGLVAYGLVAALSLQENGKELLPGLDDLDIRLVLLLIATSLATASAYFLFILSTKFVGTSCLYCLSSALISFTLFSIRVKDFGLARIQKFVGLQLAVAVIVALALTNSYSSATTQLKGTGDFVLEPYETEITTESTPFAISLARHLHSIGAKMYGAFWCSHCNEQKQMFGREAMEILDYVECFPNGAGKGKKMAAECAVTGLEGFPTWFINGKVLSGDQELSVLAEASGFVSKAPEQS